Proteins encoded together in one Pontiella desulfatans window:
- a CDS encoding family 43 glycosylhydrolase — protein MKYRQQLLMVILSVTIVGARATERAPNPFITHMFTADPSAHAWEDGRLYVYPSTDIKGKGYRSMDGYHVFSTDDMVNWIDHGEILHSRDVEWGTPKGGNMWAPDCVYKDGTYYFVFPHRDAGMVWELGVATSQDPASGFKLLGKIKGGRTFCDPCVFKDDDGQVYLYAVVKAKCYAAKLKDNMMEIDGEMVHQQGVDEHREGPFVFKRKDKYYMIYPDHSKPRNQMQYSMSDSPLGPWEPKGLFLEATNVLTMHGSIVEYKGQWYVFYHNGDLSKGKSTNRSLCFDKVFFNEDGTIQMVEQTRGAIQ, from the coding sequence ATGAAATACAGACAGCAGTTGTTAATGGTAATTTTATCGGTAACCATCGTCGGGGCGCGTGCGACGGAGCGGGCTCCTAATCCGTTCATTACCCACATGTTTACCGCCGATCCCTCGGCCCATGCCTGGGAAGACGGCCGCTTGTATGTCTACCCCTCAACCGATATCAAAGGCAAAGGCTATCGGTCGATGGATGGGTATCATGTCTTTTCGACGGATGACATGGTCAACTGGATCGACCATGGGGAGATTCTGCATTCACGCGATGTCGAATGGGGAACTCCCAAGGGCGGAAACATGTGGGCGCCGGATTGTGTGTATAAAGACGGAACCTATTATTTTGTTTTCCCGCACCGGGATGCCGGCATGGTCTGGGAACTCGGTGTCGCGACAAGCCAAGATCCAGCATCCGGATTTAAGCTCCTGGGAAAGATTAAAGGCGGGAGAACGTTTTGCGACCCGTGTGTATTCAAGGATGACGACGGGCAGGTCTATCTTTACGCCGTGGTGAAGGCCAAGTGTTATGCTGCAAAGCTAAAAGACAATATGATGGAGATTGACGGGGAGATGGTTCATCAGCAGGGGGTCGACGAACACCGTGAAGGGCCGTTTGTTTTCAAGCGTAAAGATAAATATTACATGATCTATCCGGATCATTCCAAACCCCGTAACCAGATGCAGTATTCGATGAGTGACAGCCCGTTAGGTCCATGGGAACCCAAAGGACTTTTTCTGGAAGCAACAAACGTATTAACCATGCATGGATCTATCGTTGAATATAAGGGCCAGTGGTATGTGTTTTACCACAACGGTGATCTTTCCAAGGGTAAGAGCACCAATCGCTCCCTATGCTTCGACAAGGTGTTCTTTAATGAAGACGGAACGATTCAGATGGTTGAGCAGACGCGTGGTGCGATTCAATAA
- a CDS encoding response regulator — protein sequence MKKPTRVMMVEDHPEFREIIEFAIGEEADIELAGLYGNAEQALRELQEKQSVDIVLLDLNLPVMSGLEAIPWITKYSPDTKVIILSQSNMESDVLQAIQLGASGYLLKSSTMDEIIYGIRTVRDGGAIMDKGLARFIIHSLQKIPFLVSFLFVFISKLLLLIGG from the coding sequence ATGAAAAAACCAACCCGAGTCATGATGGTTGAAGACCACCCCGAGTTCCGTGAAATCATCGAATTCGCCATTGGCGAAGAAGCCGACATAGAGCTGGCCGGCCTGTACGGCAATGCGGAACAGGCACTCCGTGAGCTACAGGAAAAACAATCGGTGGATATTGTGCTGCTGGATCTGAACCTCCCCGTCATGTCGGGTCTCGAAGCCATACCATGGATAACGAAATATTCTCCCGACACAAAGGTGATCATCCTAAGCCAGTCCAACATGGAATCCGATGTTCTGCAGGCCATTCAGCTGGGTGCGTCCGGCTACCTTTTAAAATCATCCACGATGGATGAAATCATATACGGCATTAGAACCGTGAGGGACGGCGGAGCAATCATGGACAAAGGGCTCGCTCGTTTCATCATCCATTCCCTCCAGAAAATACCGTTTCTGGTCAGTTTTCTCTTCGTTTTCATCTCTAAACTACTTCTCTTGATTGGGGGTTGA
- a CDS encoding DUF5060 domain-containing protein, with the protein MVAVLIKRVGAACLLWAASSSASIVEGEKNADGSFKKWHRIEVVFDGLQVEESPATFRNCRLDVTFTSPSGKEFSVPGFFDADGDPANTSASSGNKWKARFAGGEEGEWSYKARFVTGENVAAELSGGTGGTAPDGESGTFKIGPQDKSGKDFRAKGKLEYVGEHYLRFADGDNFIKCGANSPEVLLEYGEFDGTPGHENDLYTPHIKDWNVGDPTWGGGKGKGIVGLINYLAGLGVNGHYFLCMNAYGDGKEAWPWTGVDNIDVYDVSKLAQWEVLFTHFDRMGLMVHFQLSESENTNYLEARDGQGTFSNARKILYRELVARFGHHMAITWNVGEENQAPGEGFEEANTHEQRKLFASRIRELMCYTDNISVHNGPGGVFDDIFPQLLGYADYTGASLQTILKPRKGMLSNHNEVLRWLGESAQSGHKWVVALNEPWWGKRPVNLAELIRKEAVWGALMAGGHMEFYAGRDDVKHIDYATYEDCWAPMGHAARFMNENLAKEIADMKSNDALVAGEDNWALANEGKTYLLYLKNGGEAVVDLSGANGRSFSVQWFNPRTGGNLTAGSLSIVNGGAEKISLGVPPNTTGQDWVVLLKAME; encoded by the coding sequence ATGGTTGCTGTTCTAATTAAGAGGGTTGGTGCGGCGTGCCTGCTTTGGGCGGCATCATCATCTGCTTCCATCGTGGAAGGGGAAAAGAATGCGGACGGCAGTTTTAAAAAATGGCACCGCATCGAAGTGGTGTTCGATGGACTGCAGGTTGAAGAATCACCGGCTACTTTCAGGAACTGCCGACTGGATGTAACGTTCACTTCACCCAGTGGAAAGGAATTCAGCGTTCCCGGTTTCTTCGATGCCGACGGCGATCCGGCCAACACCTCTGCCTCCTCTGGAAACAAATGGAAAGCGCGTTTTGCCGGAGGTGAAGAAGGTGAATGGAGCTATAAAGCCCGCTTTGTGACCGGGGAAAATGTGGCGGCTGAACTTTCCGGCGGAACCGGCGGGACGGCCCCGGATGGTGAAAGTGGAACTTTTAAAATCGGCCCGCAGGATAAATCCGGTAAAGATTTCCGGGCCAAGGGCAAACTGGAATATGTCGGCGAGCATTATCTGCGTTTTGCGGATGGCGATAATTTCATCAAATGCGGTGCCAACAGCCCCGAGGTGTTGTTGGAATATGGGGAATTCGATGGAACACCCGGTCATGAAAACGACCTATATACGCCGCATATTAAGGACTGGAATGTTGGTGATCCAACCTGGGGCGGCGGTAAAGGCAAGGGTATTGTCGGGTTGATCAATTATCTCGCCGGCCTTGGGGTGAATGGACATTATTTCCTGTGCATGAATGCCTATGGCGACGGTAAAGAGGCTTGGCCCTGGACGGGAGTGGATAATATTGATGTCTATGACGTCTCCAAGCTGGCCCAGTGGGAGGTGCTCTTTACCCATTTCGACCGCATGGGTTTAATGGTTCACTTCCAGCTTTCGGAATCCGAAAACACCAACTATCTGGAAGCGCGCGACGGACAGGGAACCTTTTCCAATGCCCGGAAAATTCTCTACCGCGAGCTGGTTGCGCGCTTTGGCCATCACATGGCCATCACCTGGAATGTCGGCGAGGAAAACCAGGCGCCCGGCGAAGGATTTGAAGAGGCCAATACCCATGAGCAGCGCAAGTTGTTCGCATCCCGTATTCGGGAGCTGATGTGTTACACCGATAACATTTCCGTGCATAATGGCCCGGGTGGTGTTTTTGATGACATCTTCCCGCAGTTGCTGGGTTATGCGGACTACACCGGCGCCAGTCTGCAGACCATATTAAAACCGCGCAAAGGGATGTTGAGTAACCATAATGAGGTTCTGAGGTGGCTCGGCGAGAGTGCGCAAAGCGGTCACAAATGGGTGGTTGCCCTGAATGAGCCCTGGTGGGGCAAGCGCCCTGTAAATCTGGCGGAGTTGATTCGGAAAGAGGCGGTGTGGGGTGCTCTGATGGCCGGTGGGCATATGGAGTTTTATGCCGGTCGTGATGATGTGAAGCACATTGACTATGCGACCTACGAGGACTGCTGGGCTCCGATGGGGCATGCGGCCCGTTTTATGAACGAAAACCTGGCAAAAGAAATAGCCGACATGAAATCCAATGATGCCTTGGTGGCCGGAGAAGATAACTGGGCCTTGGCCAATGAAGGGAAGACCTACCTGCTCTATCTGAAAAACGGTGGTGAGGCCGTTGTGGATCTGTCGGGAGCAAATGGACGGTCGTTCTCCGTTCAGTGGTTTAATCCGCGCACCGGTGGAAATTTGACTGCTGGTTCTCTATCCATCGTAAACGGCGGTGCTGAAAAGATATCTCTTGGAGTTCCCCCAAATACAACAGGGCAGGATTGGGTTGTCCTTCTTAAAGCAATGGAATGA
- a CDS encoding sensor histidine kinase, which produces MRQPFLIGIVTLLCINLCKAESSRSTISSLEERLLDIDEELDQLAAFTLRHGIGSVGYRSQVHQTPDSPEWIRIELGDEVLIDQAVLVPMLFLVPQAGFQAEGFPHAFRILAGTAQTTNVVAEILEEDQVMPRIAPLAVSFPPVKASWVMIEASMMSSRVLDDRYTLQLSEIMVFSGNDNVALHKPITVAPPPRKPVAAHHQKYLADGFTPYLMDAAGEAESTTRLLRINAANPPPTLTINLNATYPVGQINLHTANLEYSIPMSQPSNRAVPSHVRILGANRSDFSDATVLCEHRQESLYDNGPIIILHFPETECSYIRIEILDPIPVGSLSSRNNLIAFSEIEVISGGCNIALHAPVAANESFSTSPKLLNLITDGLNYYGEILPIREWMTQLSRRHDLEKERPLVVSERNRLYAAQKVILKKTQGTALFLLVAIAFTILIDHIIRLRQAARIRERLAADLHDELGATNYTIGLFSDAICRENCTPEKRKMLHERIRAIVDQNGRAIRNISNLLDADIYQGLVQDIERIAERVSGKVDHSLTIEGEEFLGQLLPRTRADLFLFFKESLVNVCRHSTATAIRTHIAATPKHLKLTVSDNGQGLSDNKIPKSLKRRAKLFKAKVGIGESPDGGAQITLTLRIRRRLNWTAIFNRP; this is translated from the coding sequence ATGCGGCAACCATTCCTAATCGGCATTGTTACCCTTCTTTGCATCAACCTATGCAAAGCCGAATCCAGCCGTTCCACTATTTCCAGCCTTGAAGAAAGGCTTTTAGACATCGATGAAGAACTGGATCAACTGGCGGCCTTCACATTGCGGCATGGCATAGGCTCAGTAGGATACCGGTCACAGGTGCACCAGACCCCGGACAGTCCGGAGTGGATCCGTATTGAACTGGGAGATGAAGTCTTGATCGACCAGGCCGTTCTGGTGCCGATGCTTTTTCTGGTACCTCAGGCGGGTTTTCAGGCCGAAGGCTTTCCGCACGCATTCAGGATTCTGGCAGGAACCGCGCAAACCACCAACGTGGTTGCCGAGATCCTGGAGGAAGACCAGGTCATGCCTCGCATAGCACCGCTGGCGGTGTCGTTCCCCCCGGTCAAGGCATCCTGGGTCATGATCGAGGCAAGCATGATGAGCTCCCGTGTCCTCGACGACCGCTATACCCTTCAGCTGTCTGAAATCATGGTTTTCAGTGGAAATGACAATGTGGCTCTCCATAAGCCGATAACGGTGGCGCCTCCCCCACGAAAACCTGTTGCCGCGCATCACCAGAAGTATCTGGCAGACGGTTTCACGCCCTATCTGATGGATGCCGCCGGCGAAGCAGAAAGCACGACAAGGCTGTTGCGCATCAATGCGGCCAACCCACCTCCCACCTTGACCATCAATCTTAATGCGACCTATCCAGTGGGCCAGATCAACCTGCACACCGCCAACCTGGAATACTCCATTCCCATGTCCCAACCCAGCAACCGGGCCGTGCCCAGCCATGTCCGTATCCTGGGAGCCAACCGATCGGACTTTTCCGACGCAACCGTGCTTTGCGAACACCGGCAGGAATCCCTCTACGACAACGGCCCCATCATCATTTTGCATTTTCCCGAAACAGAATGCTCATATATCAGGATCGAAATCCTCGATCCCATCCCGGTCGGCTCATTGTCTTCCAGAAACAACCTCATTGCTTTTTCCGAAATCGAAGTCATATCCGGGGGGTGTAATATCGCGCTTCACGCCCCGGTTGCGGCCAATGAGAGTTTCTCGACTTCCCCTAAACTCCTGAACCTGATCACCGATGGCCTGAACTATTATGGCGAGATCCTGCCGATCCGGGAGTGGATGACCCAGCTTTCGCGCCGCCACGATCTTGAGAAGGAGCGACCCCTGGTTGTCTCCGAACGAAACCGGCTATATGCCGCCCAAAAAGTGATCCTTAAAAAAACACAGGGAACGGCCCTGTTCCTGCTGGTTGCAATAGCCTTTACCATCCTCATTGACCACATCATCCGATTGAGGCAGGCCGCGCGGATACGTGAACGCCTTGCCGCCGACCTGCATGATGAACTGGGTGCGACCAACTATACCATCGGGCTCTTCAGCGATGCCATCTGCCGCGAAAACTGCACCCCGGAAAAACGAAAAATGCTGCACGAACGAATCCGGGCCATCGTCGATCAAAACGGACGTGCCATTCGCAACATTTCAAATCTGTTGGATGCAGACATCTATCAGGGCCTAGTTCAGGATATTGAAAGGATTGCGGAACGCGTCAGCGGGAAGGTTGACCACTCCCTTACTATTGAAGGCGAAGAATTTCTAGGCCAACTCCTTCCCCGAACCCGCGCCGACCTCTTTCTCTTCTTCAAGGAAAGCCTTGTCAACGTTTGCCGGCATTCAACGGCAACGGCCATCCGAACCCACATCGCGGCGACCCCAAAGCACCTAAAGCTGACCGTTTCAGATAATGGCCAGGGATTGTCCGACAACAAAATACCGAAGTCCCTCAAGCGCCGGGCAAAACTCTTCAAGGCGAAGGTAGGCATTGGGGAATCACCCGACGGCGGAGCACAAATCACATTAACCCTACGAATCCGGCGAAGGCTCAACTGGACCGCGATATTCAACCGGCCTTAA
- a CDS encoding PEP-CTERM sorting domain-containing protein (PEP-CTERM proteins occur, often in large numbers, in the proteomes of bacteria that also encode an exosortase, a predicted intramembrane cysteine proteinase. The presence of a PEP-CTERM domain at a protein's C-terminus predicts cleavage within the sorting domain, followed by covalent anchoring to some some component of the (usually Gram-negative) cell surface. Many PEP-CTERM proteins exhibit an unusual sequence composition that includes large numbers of potential glycosylation sites. Expression of one such protein has been shown restore the ability of a bacterium to form floc, a type of biofilm.) codes for MKKIITALGIGFMVAGASQAGLVVTNEFSSAETFSTLDNVSSMDLATGLAVERNWTGGNFTATLATDGLLGSGFDNNAPNDKIGDGIFRYKIDLGSAQGIGKVNTYAFSDNGVRCMQTFTLYGSVADTASFDETDGATWVMIASVDTTGATGLSGDTWGVTSIYDDGGAALGTYRELLWVTEPVNWTDRGGYEASIYKEFDVVAVPEPATLGLVVAFGGGILFIRRRLML; via the coding sequence ATGAAAAAGATAATAACTGCATTAGGCATTGGTTTTATGGTGGCGGGGGCGTCACAGGCTGGTTTAGTCGTTACCAATGAATTCAGTTCGGCCGAAACGTTTTCGACGCTGGATAATGTGTCGAGTATGGATCTGGCAACCGGCCTTGCGGTCGAACGAAATTGGACGGGTGGAAACTTTACCGCAACTCTTGCAACCGATGGTTTGCTTGGTAGTGGCTTTGACAACAATGCCCCTAATGACAAAATTGGTGATGGCATCTTTCGCTATAAAATAGATCTAGGCAGTGCCCAGGGGATTGGCAAGGTAAACACCTATGCTTTTTCTGATAATGGTGTGCGTTGCATGCAGACGTTTACGCTTTATGGAAGTGTGGCGGACACGGCTTCGTTTGATGAAACCGATGGCGCAACCTGGGTCATGATTGCCAGTGTGGATACTACAGGCGCAACGGGGCTTAGCGGTGATACTTGGGGGGTAACCAGCATCTATGATGATGGCGGCGCGGCCTTGGGCACTTACAGGGAACTCCTGTGGGTGACTGAACCTGTCAATTGGACTGACAGGGGAGGCTATGAAGCGTCTATCTATAAAGAGTTCGATGTAGTCGCCGTTCCGGAACCGGCGACGCTTGGTTTGGTTGTCGCGTTTGGCGGGGGGATCCTCTTTATACGCCGTAGACTGATGCTTTGA
- a CDS encoding glycoside hydrolase family 28 protein, whose amino-acid sequence MKYTKPFLFTATMLVFVGGCTSGPEQSGALINAETLRADSKIFNVITFGAVGDGETLNTIALQAAIDACTQAGGGTVRVPAGEYVSGTLHLKSNVTLSLDYGAYILGSQKHSDYPIDKLRPSREGNSECFLYAEDAANIRLEGLGVIDGRGKPEFFPKKAGPGGKDNRPRLIRFENCSNVTFAGLTYKNPAFWGIHLVDCKDVHITGVTIRMQDNHSNNDGFDIDGCENVLIENCDIKAGDDSICLKSTKNPCRNIVVRDCTVSSHTAAFKCGTSSSGGFINIDVSNCYFYDCPMGGIKLQIVDGGHMENVKISRIVMDNVGSPLFVRLGNRGRVYGENTYTGTALLNPEATEGAAVGTVDGIHISDIVAHVKINPHKGKITDRNVAEAGPIMISGIPGHNVKNVVLENFKVSYPGGGTEAYAKQVVPEDETRYPEQRFFGILPAWGAYIRHAENVQLKNMELSVREPDARERIILDDVTGFRETK is encoded by the coding sequence ATGAAATACACTAAACCATTTTTATTCACGGCAACGATGCTTGTTTTCGTTGGGGGGTGCACCTCCGGTCCTGAGCAATCCGGGGCGTTAATCAACGCCGAAACTCTTCGGGCAGATTCGAAGATTTTTAATGTAATAACCTTCGGCGCCGTCGGTGATGGCGAAACGTTGAATACAATAGCGCTTCAGGCGGCGATAGATGCCTGCACGCAGGCAGGCGGCGGAACGGTCCGGGTGCCGGCTGGGGAATATGTTTCCGGCACGCTGCATCTGAAAAGCAATGTGACGCTGTCGCTGGACTATGGCGCGTACATTCTAGGAAGCCAGAAGCATTCCGATTATCCCATCGATAAGCTGCGGCCGTCTCGCGAGGGAAATTCCGAGTGCTTTCTCTATGCGGAGGACGCGGCCAATATCCGCCTGGAGGGGCTAGGGGTAATCGACGGGCGCGGAAAGCCGGAATTCTTTCCGAAAAAGGCCGGGCCGGGCGGCAAGGATAATCGCCCGCGGCTCATTCGTTTCGAAAACTGCAGCAATGTGACGTTTGCCGGGCTGACCTACAAAAATCCGGCCTTTTGGGGGATTCATCTGGTGGACTGTAAGGATGTGCACATCACGGGTGTGACGATACGGATGCAGGACAATCACTCGAACAATGATGGATTCGATATCGACGGGTGCGAAAACGTATTGATCGAAAACTGCGATATCAAAGCGGGGGATGACTCGATTTGTTTGAAGAGCACGAAAAATCCATGCCGAAACATTGTGGTGCGCGACTGTACCGTGAGCAGCCATACGGCGGCGTTTAAATGTGGAACGTCATCGAGCGGCGGCTTCATCAATATCGATGTGTCCAACTGCTATTTTTATGATTGCCCGATGGGCGGCATTAAGCTGCAGATCGTGGATGGCGGGCACATGGAAAATGTGAAGATATCGCGCATTGTGATGGATAATGTCGGGTCGCCGCTTTTCGTCCGCCTGGGCAACCGGGGGAGGGTGTACGGGGAAAACACCTACACCGGCACCGCCCTGCTGAATCCAGAAGCAACCGAAGGCGCCGCAGTCGGTACCGTGGACGGCATACACATCAGCGATATTGTGGCCCATGTGAAAATCAACCCGCATAAGGGGAAAATAACGGATCGAAATGTTGCCGAAGCCGGCCCCATCATGATCAGCGGCATTCCCGGGCATAATGTAAAGAATGTGGTGTTGGAGAATTTTAAGGTTTCGTATCCTGGCGGCGGAACGGAAGCCTATGCAAAACAGGTGGTGCCTGAGGATGAAACCCGTTATCCCGAGCAACGGTTCTTCGGCATTCTTCCGGCCTGGGGGGCGTACATCCGCCACGCTGAGAATGTGCAGTTGAAGAATATGGAATTGAGCGTTCGGGAGCCCGATGCCCGCGAACGAATTATTCTCGATGATGTTACAGGATTCAGGGAAACAAAATAA
- a CDS encoding Ig-like domain-containing protein yields MNRKKRVVAAFLASFAIVGASQAGLVAEWNFDDQTLANSGASTGLHDGSYVSGSSASPVAGTAVFTTNTPSGTGYALDLSSVSNYMMIANSSTNDVAYTNTFDSATNYSYSIWVKNPTNTWNGYGSIIAKGFEAWKQDDALKVGFELRAHNFLTAPEGVRVDAWGSTGASVRDPAPYTDLTDGVWHHLTYTYDGTSSNLNLYIDGSLRATGTNMVIRPAPGNLMLFGAVEGEEEVKQSDLICDTIQFYDHALSESEAVGLYIQQTAFYVDPGAIAFETAPGTLVVTSSVDVAYLSGTNVEVNVSFSNVTHAGAFSVVETQPLVLTNPFPAMTPINIAVDAGTVINGEIVACTAVIAWNEQGSTEVTEVKVPVTITITNYLPTADPVDVTTAQNTDADLTLSGSDPEGSNLTYTVVTQPANGTLTTNGALPNLTYHPDADFSGQDSFTYTVNDGDLDSAPATVTITVMSPSLSVTIQELGTAPEEVNPVNLSTNGPTDWVMLGRGGDISVRDEMAGSDYIGAVTVIGERTGAYGANPYLCSWTNGATVVSTNDVQGSWEGQGASGELSFAVTNLAAGDYSMDVYCSRWRATGQLTASIGAASASAAHTEGAVNGGAYYAVYTVDFTIETGDVLDVLVETTQQGHTYGNVSITAIALEMTSELVDPVPGDVSIAILYGTNMVMSWETAAGYKYGIEATDNLVSGTWTNIVENLDGTGGDLIITNAIPDDEPQLFFRSYLQD; encoded by the coding sequence ATGAACAGGAAGAAAAGGGTAGTTGCGGCCTTTTTGGCCAGCTTTGCAATCGTTGGCGCTTCACAGGCAGGGTTGGTGGCCGAATGGAACTTCGATGACCAGACCTTGGCAAACAGCGGAGCGAGCACCGGGCTGCACGATGGATCTTATGTTTCGGGATCGTCGGCAAGTCCAGTGGCTGGAACCGCTGTGTTCACAACAAATACCCCTTCGGGCACTGGATATGCGTTGGATCTTTCATCGGTCTCGAACTATATGATGATTGCCAACAGCTCCACTAATGATGTCGCATACACCAATACATTCGATTCGGCTACGAATTACAGTTATTCCATATGGGTGAAGAATCCCACGAATACCTGGAACGGGTACGGTTCGATCATTGCCAAGGGATTCGAAGCCTGGAAACAAGACGATGCGCTCAAAGTCGGTTTCGAACTTCGGGCACATAATTTTTTAACAGCCCCTGAAGGTGTCCGGGTGGATGCATGGGGTAGCACCGGTGCCTCCGTGCGGGATCCTGCACCCTACACGGATCTGACGGATGGAGTTTGGCACCACTTGACCTATACCTATGACGGCACGTCCTCGAACCTGAATCTATATATTGATGGATCACTGAGGGCAACGGGAACCAATATGGTCATTAGGCCGGCACCAGGCAACCTGATGCTTTTCGGTGCCGTTGAAGGGGAGGAAGAAGTTAAGCAGTCAGACCTCATATGCGACACGATCCAGTTCTACGACCATGCCTTGTCTGAATCTGAAGCGGTTGGTCTGTATATTCAGCAGACCGCGTTCTATGTTGACCCGGGTGCAATTGCGTTTGAGACTGCGCCGGGCACGCTGGTGGTTACAAGCTCGGTCGATGTTGCATACTTGTCTGGCACCAATGTTGAGGTCAATGTGTCTTTCTCGAATGTAACCCATGCGGGTGCATTCAGTGTGGTGGAAACGCAGCCGCTGGTGCTGACCAACCCGTTCCCTGCAATGACCCCCATCAACATTGCGGTTGATGCCGGAACGGTGATCAACGGAGAGATCGTTGCCTGTACCGCCGTGATTGCGTGGAATGAACAGGGATCAACCGAGGTAACCGAAGTGAAGGTGCCGGTCACGATTACCATAACGAATTATCTGCCCACGGCTGATCCGGTTGATGTGACGACAGCACAGAATACGGATGCTGATCTTACACTGTCAGGATCGGATCCGGAGGGGAGTAACCTGACCTATACGGTGGTGACGCAACCCGCCAATGGAACGCTTACGACGAATGGCGCGCTTCCGAACCTGACCTACCACCCTGATGCCGATTTCTCCGGACAGGACAGTTTTACCTACACCGTTAACGATGGGGATCTCGACAGTGCTCCGGCTACGGTAACCATTACCGTAATGTCCCCGAGTCTTTCGGTGACCATTCAGGAACTCGGAACCGCACCAGAGGAGGTTAACCCGGTCAACCTGTCGACCAACGGACCCACGGACTGGGTGATGCTGGGTCGGGGTGGAGATATTTCGGTTCGGGATGAAATGGCTGGCTCGGACTATATTGGCGCTGTGACTGTAATCGGTGAAAGAACGGGCGCTTATGGGGCCAATCCCTATCTATGCAGCTGGACGAATGGTGCCACAGTCGTGAGCACGAATGATGTGCAGGGCAGCTGGGAAGGGCAAGGGGCCTCCGGCGAATTATCCTTTGCCGTAACCAATCTGGCTGCCGGGGATTATTCGATGGACGTCTATTGTTCGCGGTGGAGAGCCACCGGGCAGCTTACAGCGTCCATTGGTGCTGCCAGTGCCAGTGCAGCGCATACCGAGGGCGCAGTTAACGGTGGTGCATACTATGCCGTATACACGGTTGATTTCACGATTGAGACGGGGGATGTGTTGGATGTCCTCGTTGAGACAACGCAGCAAGGCCACACCTATGGTAACGTCTCCATAACGGCCATTGCGCTGGAGATGACCTCAGAGCTGGTGGATCCAGTCCCGGGTGATGTTTCCATAGCGATCCTGTATGGAACAAATATGGTCATGAGCTGGGAAACCGCAGCGGGGTATAAATATGGTATTGAGGCTACGGACAATCTCGTATCCGGAACCTGGACCAATATCGTAGAAAACCTCGATGGAACGGGCGGGGATCTGATTATTACGAACGCTATTCCAGATGATGAACCGCAACTGTTCTTCCGCTCATATCTGCAGGATTAA